The following coding sequences are from one Verrucosispora sp. WMMD573 window:
- a CDS encoding TraR/DksA C4-type zinc finger protein has protein sequence MLVHDTVGTGRSQAETDQIRLSLQARHDELTEEYQQAVQQSQVLRLVEVGDTAGDDQADSGTKTAERDTAQSLLRTILDRRAQYEHALARLAEGTYGFCEGCTAPIPVERLEIFPSATTCVTCKQTRERRAA, from the coding sequence ATGCTCGTCCACGACACGGTCGGCACCGGCCGATCCCAGGCGGAGACCGACCAGATCCGGCTCTCCCTGCAGGCCCGCCACGACGAGCTGACCGAGGAGTACCAGCAGGCGGTGCAGCAGAGCCAGGTGCTGCGGCTCGTCGAGGTCGGCGACACCGCCGGCGACGACCAGGCCGACAGCGGCACCAAGACCGCCGAGCGGGACACCGCACAGTCGCTGCTGCGGACCATCCTGGACCGTCGCGCCCAGTACGAGCACGCCCTGGCCCGGCTCGCCGAGGGCACCTACGGTTTCTGTGAGGGCTGCACCGCGCCGATCCCGGTCGAACGGCTGGAGATCTTCCCGTCGGCCACCACCTGCGTCACCTGCAAGCAGACGCGCGAGCGTCGGGCGGCCTGA
- a CDS encoding uridine kinase: MRVRPISPPLLVSELTERLAGAMSTGRLRVAVDGAPAARPEHLADALVDPLRALGHPALHVRTEDFLRPASLRLERGRTNPDSYYESWVDEAGLRREVLDPAGPDGPGRVLPSLWDARTDRASRAAYVDLPPGGVVLVSGAFLLGGGLAFDVVVHLEMSAAALRRRTDTDLVWTLPAFDRYAAEVDPASFADVVVRVDDPRRPALVESVDGPV; the protein is encoded by the coding sequence ATGCGCGTACGTCCCATCTCCCCGCCGCTCCTGGTCAGCGAGCTGACCGAGCGGCTGGCCGGCGCGATGTCGACCGGACGGCTGCGGGTCGCGGTGGACGGTGCGCCGGCCGCCCGCCCCGAGCACCTGGCCGACGCCCTTGTCGATCCACTGCGCGCCCTCGGCCACCCGGCGCTGCACGTGCGGACCGAGGACTTCCTGCGCCCCGCCTCGCTGCGTCTGGAACGGGGCCGGACCAACCCGGATTCGTACTACGAGAGTTGGGTGGACGAGGCCGGTCTGCGGCGGGAGGTGCTGGACCCGGCGGGGCCGGACGGGCCCGGGAGGGTGCTGCCCTCGCTCTGGGACGCCCGGACGGACCGGGCCAGCCGGGCCGCCTACGTCGACCTGCCGCCCGGCGGGGTGGTACTGGTCAGCGGCGCGTTCCTGCTCGGCGGCGGGCTGGCCTTCGACGTCGTCGTACACCTGGAGATGTCGGCCGCCGCGCTGCGCCGGCGCACCGACACCGACCTGGTCTGGACCCTGCCGGCGTTCGACAGGTACGCCGCCGAGGTCGACCCGGCCAGCTTCGCCGACGTGGTGGTCCGGGTCGACGACCCGCGTCGCCCGGCTCTGGTGGAATCCGTCGACGGGCCGGTTTGA
- a CDS encoding DUF72 domain-containing protein, producing MGEIKVGTASWTDRTLLDSGWYPQTADNPEKRLAYYARQFPLVEVDATYYSPPAERTARLWAERTPAGFTFNVKAFSLLTGHPTRVTAIYKELRPETNKRNLYPDDLPPQAYEEIWTRFLSALDPLVEAGKLGALLFQFPPWFTIRRDNKQYLLEVTRRCAPLRPVFEFRHASWFDGDNATETLDFLRTHRLAYVSVDMPQGHRSSVPPVLAATSDLAVVRFHGHSDKWTSKDIHEKFGYHYSERELKDWAPKLRELAGETEQTHVLMNNCYRDYAQTNAQQLQALLGETG from the coding sequence ATGGGCGAGATCAAGGTGGGCACCGCGTCCTGGACCGACCGGACCTTGCTGGACTCCGGCTGGTATCCCCAGACCGCGGACAACCCGGAGAAACGGCTGGCCTACTACGCCCGCCAGTTTCCGCTGGTCGAGGTCGACGCCACCTACTACTCGCCGCCCGCGGAGCGTACGGCGAGGCTGTGGGCCGAGCGGACCCCGGCCGGTTTCACCTTCAACGTGAAGGCGTTCAGCCTGCTCACCGGCCACCCCACCCGGGTCACTGCGATCTACAAGGAGCTGAGACCGGAGACTAACAAGCGCAACCTCTACCCCGACGACCTGCCGCCGCAGGCGTACGAGGAAATCTGGACGCGCTTCCTCAGCGCCCTCGACCCTCTGGTCGAGGCGGGCAAGCTCGGCGCGCTGCTGTTCCAGTTCCCGCCCTGGTTCACCATCCGGCGGGACAATAAGCAGTACCTGCTTGAGGTGACACGGCGCTGCGCGCCGCTGCGCCCGGTCTTCGAGTTCCGACACGCCTCCTGGTTCGACGGCGACAACGCCACCGAGACCCTCGACTTCCTGCGTACGCACCGGCTCGCGTACGTCAGCGTGGACATGCCGCAGGGGCACCGCTCGTCCGTCCCGCCGGTGCTGGCCGCCACCTCCGACCTCGCGGTGGTGCGCTTTCACGGGCACAGCGACAAGTGGACCAGCAAGGACATTCACGAGAAGTTCGGCTACCACTACTCCGAACGGGAGCTCAAGGACTGGGCACCCAAGCTCCGCGAGCTGGCCGGCGAGACCGAACAGACGCACGTTCTCATGAACAACTGTTACCGGGACTATGCGCAGACCAACGCCCAGCAGCTCCAGGCCCTGCTCGGCGAGACCGGCTGA